AACCACACACAATGCTGCACACGAATTGCATGCccagcactgaaatgcagccagctctggggtggcaCGTGGCACCTGTCTACCAGCTGCACACAAAGCTGCATCCTGTTGGTGGCGGGGGCAGAAGGGTAGGAACGGTACATGCATAGCACTGTTCCCAGGGTCCATCTGTGCTCCTGCTTGCTCTACAGGGCTGGCGTTCCCTGACTGGGCCTACAAGGCAGAGTCCAGCCCTGGCTCCCGCCAGATCCAGCTGTGGCATTTcatcctggagctgctgcagaagGAGGAGTTCCGGCATGTCATCGCCTGGCAGCAGGGCGAGTATGGCGAGTTCGTGATCAAGGACCCCGACGAGGTGGCACGGCTGTGGGGCCGGAGGAAATGCAAGCCCCAGATGAACTATGACAAGCTGAGCCGGGCACTCAGGTGCGAGGCAGGAGCAGCGCTGCCCGGAGGCTCGGTCTGGGGTCCCTTGTAGCAGTACCCCTGGGCTGTCCTGCAGCCTGGGTACTGGGTCAGACAAAGCAACTGGGCTCGTCTCTGGGCCTGATCCCTGTGGAAGCGTgctcagctccagggctgtgcatgGCTCATCACTTTGGAAGTGAAGGACAGCTGGGATTTACCTGGGCCCTAACCTGGAGGGGCTCAGGGAGGACCAGACTCAGCCTAAACCCTGGGAtccaggaaggaaggaatggTGCAGAGGAGAGAACAAGCATCCTCTCCAGCTCctgctttccttcctctcccctttggtacccctctccctttcttcctcccagGCACAGTGGgatgccctgggctggcagacccGAGGCAGGCAGGTACCAGTGCTGTTGTCCAGCTGTGGCCAGACTCCCCTGTTGCTGGTCCCCACCCTGGGGGAGGGTTTATAGGACTCTCTTAGTGCAAATCTTCCTCTCCATCAGCACTGACAGTCCGTCTGTCCTTCCTTCCCTTGCGCTCTCTCTCCGGGCTCCTGTCTCCCCCAGGTATTATTACAACAAGCGGATCCTGCACAAGACCAAAGGCAAGCGCTTCACCTACAAGTTCAACTTCAGCAAGCTCATCTTTGTCAACTACCCGCTGTGGGACCTGCGCTGCCCcgcacccccactgctgctgggagctgccagtATGTGCCGCCCCGCCATGGtctccactgggctgcagagcgAGGTAACCGCAGGCCGACGGGGCATGGTTTACCCAGCCTAAGTGGGGTGTGGGcccaggctgggcttggggctgagATGGTTTTGCTCCTTTCCCTGCTCCAGTTCCTACAGAACGTGCTCTTCACTCGCCGGGCACTGGCTGACCAGCTGGCCTGCCACCGTGGCCTGCAGGAGCCATTGGGCGCAGACGGCACGGGGGACAAGAAAGCTGTGGCCGGGGGAGCTCGTAAGTGCTGGGGGCGGGTGGGTGAATAGCTGAGCGAGGGGCATCATACAGCCCATTTTGCTGTGCTAAGAACAGGTCTGATGGCAAGTGGGCTGGACGTCTGGAGACCTTGCACTGGAGCAATGCAGCctgggcatgcacatgtgcaaCAGCACGTGCACACTGGTGCACGCTTGCCCTCACCTCCCATGCAAGGCTGGCACCTGCCAGTACATCACAGGCCCCTGGGTGGGCACAGCCAGCTCCCCTCTGAGCCTATGGGCACTGGGGTGGCAGGGCTTAGCCATGCACGTGCCAGGATGGGCAAGGAAGGCGCCCATGGCACAGCTTTGTCTTGCTGCCGTGGCATGTGGGGGCCGCTGATGCCAACATGGGCCCCACGGGGCGGGAACTGGAAaggcctgcctgcctcccacaccCTGACgtcagctgggcctggcacaggtGGCTACAGGTGCCTCCTGGAGAGCTGCCCAGGCTGGAATCTGTGCAGGCTCCCGCACCCAGGGTGCGGCCGGGAAatcacaggaggctgcagagagggagggaCGGAGGGAGGCATCTGAAGCAGGGGCTGCACTGACGTCCTGCCAACATCCCTCCTCCCCGAGGCTCAGGCACAGGGACCAGGGCTGCTTGTCCCATGCAGCTCCTCCCGGCCTAGAATGGGGCCGGCAGGTGAAACCGTGTCCGCGGCTGCAGTGGAGAGATCGGTGCCGCCCCGCTGCACTCACTGTCTAAATGACCGAAGGGAGGGGAAGCGAAACAGAAGCACAAGGAGGGACCCGAGTGGGGGCAGAACCCAAGTGTCCTGACTCCCGGTTGGTGCCGGAGCAGGCTGCTGCCAGTCTCACGCCTCTCCCTGTCTCTCCGCAGGCTTTGGCTCCATCCCTTCACCCTGCTTCTTTGGCTCCTACTGCAGCCCAGGGGTGCAGGATGAGTTCCCCCACCTGGCTGCCTTCCCGCCCCCCAGGCTCACCCCTAACGGCAGCCGCCAGCTCTGCTCGCCCAgccactgccctgtgcccagcccgCCCGAGTGGCCACGCTTCTCTGGCCACATCTTCCCCCACGGCCAGGcggtgctgcccctgccagagcacgcccagccccatggtcccttGGGGTTCCCCAAATCAGATGCCCTCTTGTTGGGGGTCAGCTTCCTGCCCCCTCGGCTGCAGGGGCAAGCCTTCCCTGGGCACCCACTGGGCAccgtgcagggggctgcagagaggctgcagTTCCTGCTGGACGTGTCCCCACCtgaagaggaggagagggaggatgaGGAAGGCCAGCACCGGGCTCCTTCTGCAGAGCACAGCCAGGAGGTGAAGCctgaggtggagctggagctggagggcaCGGCTCTGGGCAAAGACACAATCTTCCTGGGCCCTGGAGGGGAGGGTGATAGTCCGTGTTACCCCTCCGAGCTGAGAGCCTCTGCCGGAgctgccccccgcctcccctgcctgtctggctTTAAGGCCGCCTGGCCCTTGGACCCCACCTAAAAGCAACTCCCCGGTGCCGTGTCCCCCTGCCAttttgccccttcctcctgcctggcGATGCCCGAGCCTAGCCCCATGCCGCATCTGCCTGTGAAGCGTGCACAGCTTGTCTCGTCTCATCCTGCCCCGTCTGTGTAAAGGATGAACCGGGCCATGAGAATAAACCCAGTTTACAGACAACCGTCTCTCTGGCTCTGACCCTGACCCATTTCCTTGTCACGGGGGGTGGGACAGGACTGTACCCGGTGCTTTTTGTCCAAATCACCTGCACATACTGTCTTTGAGCAGAACGCTAGGAGATGCTTCTTCTGGCATCGAGGGGATAGATCATTCTAGAGATCTCTGGTTTGATGCTGTCTGCTACAGGAGCCAGGAGAGCGACCGAAAGGTACCATTGCTCTGACGCAGTATAGCTCTGCTCATGTTTTTATGTTCCCCTATTTACTGGTGGATGCTCTGCCTGTGTCGTCCAGCTGCCTAACGGGCTAGCACTTGCCTAGCTGCAATGCTGAAGGGTCCAGGTCAGGAGCTGCACCCTGGAGCACCGGGCACTGTACAGACACGGCTGTGACCCTGTGTTACAGGGAATCCCTTTCTTCTCGTGGAGGGTCTGAGCGCTAGCGGCCTCCTCTGTTTCATTGTCCAGGATCCAATTCTTGAAGCGGGTGGTGGTACCTGCAAGCGAGGCATAATGCGGAGGTCCCAGGCCAAGTGCTAGATCCTGACTTAACGAAGCTGAGCGAATTAATTGTCTGTGGCACGGGTGCCCCCTCATGGCCACCTCTGGTTTTAGCAGATGTTTCCCATGGCTCATGGTTCTGGTGGTGGATCAGATACACACCCTCTTTCCCGCACCCCGCTAGTAACCTCAGGGGTAGGGGCTGCACAGGATGAACCGAGCAGGATGCGGCCCATGTAAGCCAGGGTGAGGTGGGCTGCAGGGCACGGATGCTTGCACTTGGGGAGCTCGGCTGGGCCTGCTCAAGAGGCTGAGAGAGTCTCCTTCAGGCTGTGACCCCAGAGGGCTGGaatcggggctggaagggacctcgaggggtcatctagtctgacctcctgcctgaggtaggatctgTGTTCGAAACGTGTTTTTCTGTTTTAGCTAAAATGTGTTCGGTGTGATTTAGCACCTGGTGTAGACACAGGCAGGTCACATATGAACACATCTTCTGTACTT
This sequence is a window from Alligator mississippiensis isolate rAllMis1 chromosome 15, rAllMis1, whole genome shotgun sequence. Protein-coding genes within it:
- the ETV3L gene encoding ETS translocation variant 3-like protein, with protein sequence MQCSCVAEGVPAVPSSYWISGLAFPDWAYKAESSPGSRQIQLWHFILELLQKEEFRHVIAWQQGEYGEFVIKDPDEVARLWGRRKCKPQMNYDKLSRALRYYYNKRILHKTKGKRFTYKFNFSKLIFVNYPLWDLRCPAPPLLLGAASMCRPAMVSTGLQSEFLQNVLFTRRALADQLACHRGLQEPLGADGTGDKKAVAGGARFGSIPSPCFFGSYCSPGVQDEFPHLAAFPPPRLTPNGSRQLCSPSHCPVPSPPEWPRFSGHIFPHGQAVLPLPEHAQPHGPLGFPKSDALLLGVSFLPPRLQGQAFPGHPLGTVQGAAERLQFLLDVSPPEEEEREDEEGQHRAPSAEHSQEVKPEVELELEGTALGKDTIFLGPGGEGDSPCYPSELRASAGAAPRLPCLSGFKAAWPLDPT